From the genome of Vicia villosa cultivar HV-30 ecotype Madison, WI linkage group LG2, Vvil1.0, whole genome shotgun sequence, one region includes:
- the LOC131648174 gene encoding heavy metal-associated isoprenylated plant protein 28-like: MTIIEMRVHMDCPGCENKVKNALQKMKGVDDIEIDIKLQKVTVNGYADQKKVLKKVRKTGLRAELWQLPHTTESQNQYHQQHHINGPIQNYASQPSSSYNYYKHGYDSSDPGYYHYPSQSSIFGHQTGATFSDDNPHACSIM, encoded by the exons atgacA ATTATAGAGATGAGGGTACACATGGATTGTCCTGGATGTGAAAACAAAGTGAAAAATGCACTTCAAAAAATGAAAG GCGTAGATGACATTGAAATAGACATAAAGTTGCAAAAGGTGACCGTGAACGGTTACGCTGATCAgaagaaagttttaaaaaaagTTCGAAAAACCGGACTTAGGGCTGAGTTATGGCAACTTCCTCATACAACAGAATCTCAAAATCAATATCATCAACAACACCATATTAATGGTCCTATTCAAAATTATGCTTCACAACCTTCCTCATCTTATAACTACTACAAGCATGGTTATGATAGTAGTGATCCTGGCTATTATCACTATCCTTCTCAATCTTCAATCTTTGGCCATCAAACTGGTGCTACTTTTAGTGATGACAATCCTCATGCTTGTTCTATTATGTGA